The Coprobacillus cateniformis DNA window CCACAGTCAGCGATATTAGATTCTATCCTGATAGAGAAATAGATAAAGTTATGACAGCGAAACTAGCATCGTGTGATTATATTCATGATCATCTTAATATTATTGTGATTGGAGCAACAGGTGCCGGAAAAACATTTTACGTCTCTGCCCTGGGCAATGAAGCATACAAGAAAGCAATCAATGTTAGATATATAAGACTTCCTGATCTGCTGTATGATTTAGATCAGGCAAGAAATAAAGATAACTATAAAAAGAAGCTAAGAGCATTGTCAAGAATTGAACTGCTTATCATTGATGAATTTTTATTGACACCAACAACGACTGCTCAGCAGTCAGATATACTGGAATTACTTGAATTGAGATATAATACTCATTCAACAATATTTGCATCACAGTTTCTGCCACAGGGATGGCATTAGAATTTAGGTGGTGGTGCAGTAGCCGATGTCATTCTCGATAGAATAATTGCAAACTCCTATCTGATTCATATAAAAGGCTCTAAATCGATGAGAGTAAGAGAAAATGAGTAATTAGAATATTTAAAGATAATCATAGTGCATATTCGCCCATGATTTAAACTAATTACAAAAAAAGAGAATTCAAAATCATTGTATTAACTAATGAAATTTGAATCCTCACTTTTATATACTTGAAAACAAATTTAAACATTCTTTTTCAATGAAATATAATTTTGTCACTTTAATTAACACACTATCATCATTTGATTAACATAGTGCATGCAATAGACTGAAATATTCATAGGAAATGTTATGTCCCATTTTTAATGAATAATATTGATTTTAATTTATCAGATTTATTAAAAAGATAAAAACAGTACAATTGCTTGTACTGTTCAGATATTCCTTTTACCCAAAAACGAGTAAGAACCAATTATTTTCCTATCCAGTTTTAGTATAGAACAAAGACTGGTGAATTATTCTTATTTAATTCATTTTTATTTCGTTTTAGTAGGTTCACTAGAATTTTTTTTAAAAAAACCTATTAACAGAATAATTATACCAACAATTTCCATAAAAAGTCCTAAAAACATATACATATTTGCATCGGTTGTATAACCAACTATATAGTTGCAAATAGAGAAGAGTAAAATTCCAATCCCTAAAAGCAATATTTTTATTTGTTCCATAATTTAGCTCACCTTGTGTCCGTCATATCTGTATCGTACAGAGTATGTTTCCTCATTTTGGGTTGTCCATCCAAAACTCATACCAATACTTGGTCCTGATCCAGAAAAAGAAACAGATGGAGTTCCAGTTACTACACTATGACCATATCCAAATTTAAGGTAAACTTCATAAATTGTATTGGATACAACTGCATCTAATACTAGCTTTCCAGATCCATAATATGTCCAATATGACATACCACTTCCCATATTATACCCCATATCGAATTGGATTTTTGCAGCTCTATATTCGTGAATAGGATTCCATTTATAAGTAGTGTCTTTCATATTTGGTGCTCCACCTGTGGATTTATATTTTACAGTAAGAAATGATGATGATTTATTGATTGCGACATTTACAGGACTTCCATTAGAACCAGTTGCTGACCAAGTTGCTGCTAAAAGATCATCTTGGATAAAAATTGGACATGATGACCATCTAAATGAATAATTAAATGTGTATTTAGATTTAGATGCTATTGCACTTCCTAATACTAGATTAAGGGTCGCTCCACGGATTTCTTTAATTATTTCATCTTCGTTTATATTTTTTTTGCTTAAACTAACTCTTAATTGTTTAATATCGTTATCACTATAACCCATATCTTTTAATTGTTCATTACTAAGTTTTGCTCTTTCTTGTAGTTCGCTAATTAAATCAAAATTTTTAATATATTTTATTTGATCAGGAGTCATTCCTTTTGAAATTAATTCCTCATTTGTTTGAGATTTTAATTCCTTGAAATATTCTAATTCTGATATTTCATACTCTAGTAACTCTTCATTGGTTTTTGCATTTACTGATGAGATAGGACTTATCATTAAACAAATAGTACAAACAATACTTAAATATTTTCCTAATTTTTTCATTTGTGATCCCTATATATCAATATGAAATATTGATATAATACCTTTCCCTAACTATTAGAAGATAGTATTAAATTGTATTTCAGCTCCTCTCCATACATCATTTATCTCTATATATAAACTATATCAAATTTTCTTGTTTTTTAAAAGTACTTTTTATTAAAAAGTACTTTTAAAAATATAATTTCTCTATCTGTATAGAGAAATTTATTAAAAAATTAAAGATTAAAGTTTACTGTATATGATTTATTATTAGCAATACCTGTTGTTGTAATTACTCGTCCTTTTGCAATAACCCTATATGTCTTGTTAGAATTCAAAAATTGCCCAGAATAACTACTCATTTCAAAAAACATTATACTACTTACTCGTGATACAGTAACGATTGGTTTATAACTTGTATCGAATTTAGAACCACTATATTTATATTTTAATGTCATTTTATTATTTCCATTAAAGAACAACATTGTTTTTGATCCAATAGTAGAACGTGAATTAATCCATATTTTTGTATTAATAACATTCTCTGATGTATATACTAATTCATCAATCAATGATTTTTTAAATGATCCAATATCTTGTGTAGTAATAAACTTAATAT harbors:
- a CDS encoding ATP-binding protein, with the translated sequence MVEFEVSQLTVKKYIQRRSNVKMSNATVSDIRFYPDREIDKVMTAKLASCDYIHDHLNIIVIGATGAGKTFYVSALGNEAYKKAINVRYIRLPDLLYDLDQARNKDNYKKKLRALSRIELLIIDEFLLTPTTTAQQSDILELLELRYNTHSTIFASQFLPQGWH